Within the Burkholderia mayonis genome, the region CTGCTGATGTCGTCGGTCCATCATCCGGAGCGCTTCACGCTCGCGGGCCACGAGCCGAAGACGCTGATCGACTCGCCTGACGCGTGGCCCGCCGGCCTGTCGTTCGCCGAACAGGCGATGGCCGTCGATACGCTCACGTACCTGCCGACCGACATCCTGACGAAGGTCGATCGCGCGGCGATGGCAGTGAGTCTCGAGACGCGGATGCCGTTTCTCGATCATCGCGTCGTCGAGTTCGCGTGGCGGCTGCCCGAGGGGCTGCGCATTCCGGACGCGCAGGACAAGTGGCTGCTGCGCAAGCTGCTCTATCGCTACGTGCCGCGGCCGCTGATCGACCGGCCGAAGCAGGGTTTCTGCGCGCCCGTCGGTGCGTGGCTGCGTGGCGAGCTGAGCGACTGGGCGACGGAGCTGCTGTCCCCCGCGCGCCTGCGAGACGAAGGCTATTTCGACGCGGCGCGGGTCGAGCGACTGTGGCGGCAGCATCAGTCGGGCCGGATGAACTGGCAGCATCCGCTGTGGACGGTGCTGATGTTCCAGGCGTGGCTCGAGCGGCAGCGCGCCGAGTAGGCCGCCGAGTGCATGCTGGAAGCCGTCCGCACGGAGGCGCGGGCGGCGTTCAGTGATATTCGGCGACGAACTTGCAGTGCGGCACGGCGGCCGGGCGCGCGATCGGCGCGGCCGCGTCGGCGTCGACGTGGGGCTCGCCGACGCGCGCCGCTTGCTGCTTGTCGTGCGGCTCGACGTGCATCGTCGCCGCGCCGAACAGCACGAGCCGGTAGCCGATCGAATAGATCGGAATGATCCGCATGTTCTTGTCATAGTCGAGGCCGAGCTTCGACCGGATGCGCGACACGTGCGTGTCGAGCGTGCGCGACGACACGGCGAGTTCCCGGCCCCACACAGTCTCCTGGATCGCCTGGCGCGACACGACCTTGTTCATGTTGTCGAGCAGGAATTCGACGACGTCGAATTCGCGCGGAGTCAGGCTGACCAGTTCGCCGTCGATCTCGATGATGCGTCGGACGAAGTCGATCTTGATGTTGTCGATGTACAGATACTTGCAATCCATGATGATCCTCGTGATTCGCAGATGGATGGGGCGAACGACACGAGGGGCTTACTGCAATTGTCGGGCCAGCCTGGCGCAATGCAGCAGGCAAGCGCTTCGAAAGGTCTTTTTTACGACTCAAGTGCATGAATTGACAGCGTTTTCATGCGAGCGTCGCTGGCTTGTCATTACGCTGGAAATGTAACAATCTGAAACCGGTTGAAGGTGTGTTACGTAGCACCGGCGTTCGTGTTACGTCGATGCGAGCGGCGACGTAACACGAGGGGAACGATCGGGACGGGCGGGGCGGCCGGGCTTCGGCTGCCGGGGCGGAATCAGCGAGAAGCGCGCTCTTTGGCGTGGTGTGGCGAGGCGTCGGACGAGGCGGCTGGCTGCACGCGCGAGCGGCGGGGGCGCCGATCCGTCATCGCGGATTGCGACAACTGTCGGCGACCTTTCGACGATTTGGCGAGGCGGCGCCGGCGCGCCGGCGACCGGCTCACGATCTTTTCGGGACGACCAGCGCGCGGCGATGGGTTCAAGACATTCGATTCGACGCGATCATCTGCCATTGCCGATTCGAGACGACCGTTTCGAGAACGCACGTCGAAAACGACCGCATCAAGAACGTCTGTTCCAAAAGCGACCGGCCCGCGCGCCGCGCGCGATGCGTCACGCGTTACGCGGTGGCTTCCCCGGCAGCCGGAAACGGCAGCGTATGGCGCCGCTTGCCGGTCGCGGCGAAGATCGCGTTCGCGACCGCCGGGCCGATCGGCGCGACGCCCGGCTCGCCGACGCCCGTCGGGGCCTCGCCCGACGGCACGATGTGCACCTCGACCTTCGGCATTTCGGCGATCCGCAGCACCCGGTAGCCGTCGAAGTTGTTCTGCTCGACCTTGCCGTCCTTCAGCGTGATCGCGCTGTGCAGCACCGCGCCGAGTCCGAAGCCGATGCCGCCTTCCATCTGCGCGGCGACGATGTCCGGATTGATCGCGGTCCCGCAATCGACCGCGCAGACGACGCGCTCGACCTTCACGCCGCCATGCTCGTCGACCGACACCTCGGCGACCTGTGCAACATAGCTCTTGAACGACTCGGCGACCGCGATCCCGCGTCCGCGGCCCTTCGACAGCGGCTTGCGCGGATCCCAGCCGGCCTTTTCGGCAGCGAGCTCGAGCACGGCCTTCATGCGCGGCTCGTGCGCGAGCAGGTCGCGGCGGAACAGGTACGGGTCCTTGCCCGCCGCATGCGCGGCCTCGTCGATGAACGCCTCGACCGCGTACGCGGTGTGCGAACTGCCGACGACGCGCCACCACAGCACCGGCACGCCGGCCTTCGTCGTCGTCAGCTCGACCGAGACGTTCGGCACCGCGTACGGCAGGTTCGCCGCGCCTTCGACCGACGTCTGGTCGATCCCGTTCTTCACCATCACCGGCTCGAACGGCGTGCCGGCGAGGATCGACTGGCCGACGATCCGGTGCCGCCACGCGACGAGCTTGCCGTCCTTCGTGAGCGCCGCGTCGAGCTTGTGGAAGTACATCGGCCGGTAGAGACCGCCGTGGATGTCGTCCTCGCGGGTCCATTGCAGCTTGACGGGCGTGCCGTTCGCGCCGAGCGCCTTCGCGATCGACACCGCCTCGACGACGTAGTCCGACCACGCGTTCGCGCGCCGGCCGAAGCTGCCGCCCGCGTACAGCGTGTGGATCTTCACTTTCGACGGATCGAGGCCCGCGACGCGCGCCGCGTTGCCCTGATCGATCGTCTGGAACTGGTCACCCGCCCAGATTTCGCAGCTGTCGGCTGTCAGCGTGACGACCGCGTCGAGCGGCTCCATCGGCGCGTGCGCGAGATAGGGGAACTCGTAAGACGCGGAGATCCGCTTCGCCGCGACGGTGAGCGCGCGCTCGGCGTCGCCGTCGCGGCGCGCGGGCGTGCCGGGGCGCTCGGCGAGCTGCCGATACTCGCGCATCATCGCGTCGGAGCTGCGCTTTTCCGCGTTCGAATCGTCCCATTCGACCTTCAGTGCGTCACGGCCTTGCTTCGCGGCCCAGAAGCCCTTCGCGACGACCGCGACGCCGCGCTCCACCTGGACGACCGCCACGACGCCCGGCACCGCCTTCGCCGCCGTCGCATCGAACGACTTCACGGTCGCGCCGAAAAGGGGCGGCCGCTGCAGCAGCGCGACGAGCATGCCGGGCATCGTCACGTCGATCGTGAACTGCGCGGTGCCGTCGGATTTCGCGAGCGCGTCGACGCGCGGCACCGGCTGGCCGATCAGGCGGAACTCGCGCGGCGACTTCAGCGTGACCTTGTCGGGCACGGGCAGCGCGGCCGCGGCCGTCGCGAGCGAGCCGTAGGTCGCCCCGCGGCCGCTGCCCGCGTGGCGCACGTAGCCGTCGCGGGTCGTCAGCTCGGCGGCGGGCACGCTCCATTGCACGGCGGCCGCCGACACGAGCATCGCGCGCGCCTTCGCCCCCGCTTCGCGCAGCTGCATCCACGAATTCGCCATCGCCGAGCTGCCGCCCGTGCCTTGCAGCTTGCCGAACTGCAGGTTCGCGTAGCGCGTCGCGTCGGCGGGCGCGCTCTCGACGCGCACGTCGCGCCAGTTCGCGTCGAGCTCTTCGGCGACGATCGTCGCGATGCCCGTGTACGCGCCCTGGCCCATCTCGAGGTGTTTCGCGATCACGGTCACGCTGTTGTCGGGTGCGACGCGCAGGAACGCGTTCGGCGCGAACGCGCCGGTCGCGGCGGCGGCGTCCGCGCCGGCAGCGGGCGCGGTGGCGGCGAGCGCCGGGCGGCTCGCGTCGAGCCATTCGAAGCCGATCGTGAGGCCGACCGCCGCGGCGGCGCCGGCGGCCTTCAGGAACGTGCGGCGGGACGCGCGCACCGCGTCCGGGAGATCGAGGTCGGTGGTCATCGCTCAGGCCTTCAAGGTGGCGGCCGCTTCGTGGATCGCGGCGCGGATGCGGGTGTAAGTCGCGCAACGGCAGATGTTGCCGTTCATCGCGGCGTCGATGTCGGCGTCGGTCGGCGCTGCGTTCTGCTCGAGGAGCGCGGTCGCCGACATGATCTGGCCGGACTGGCAGTAGCCGCACTGCGGCACTTGCAGCTTGATCCACGCGGCCTGGACGGCCTTCGCGGGCTTGCTCGACAGCCCTTCGATCGTCGTCACGCGCTTGCCGGCGACGGCCGCGAGCGGCAGCACGCACGAGCGCACCGCCTGGCCTTCGAGATGCACAGTGCACGCGCCGCATTGCGCCGCGCCGCAGCCGAACTTCGTGCCGTGCAGGCCCGCATCTTCGCGGATCGCCCAGAGCAGCGGCATCGCGGGATCGGCGTCCAGCGTCAGATTCTTGCCGTTCAGCACAAACGAGGTAGACATGGACAATCTCCGTGGGGATATCCCGGACTTGGCGCCGGGTGATAGCCGGCAGTGTGAGGGACGGACCGCCGTCGTGTTTACACAATCCTGCAAAAATATTGAACAATCCTGCAAATCCCCGAGGGCCGCGCGCGGCGGTTGCATCGTCCGCGCGCGTGCCTGTTCCGATCACGACCACTGACGCTTTTTCATTGACGATGGAACAGCGCTACAACACGTTCGAGCCCGCCGCGCACGCGGCGTCCCCCCGATCCGATGCGCAGCCGCCGCTCGCGCCGCGCGAAGCCGCGCGCCGTGAGCTTGCCGCGCTGATCGACCGCTTCGCGCCCGTCGACGGTGCGTATCCGAGCGCGATTCCCGCGCTGTCGTTCTTCCGCTGCTCGTCGCCCGCCGACCTCGGCTGCAGCGTCACGCGCGCCGCGTTCGTGTTCGCCGCGCAGGGCGCGAAGCGGGTGACGGTCGCGGGCCACGCGTACGAATACGACCATCAGCACTGCCTCGTCACGTCGGTCGATTTGCCGATGCTGTCGCAGGTCACGCGTGCGTCGGCCGATGCGCCGTATCTGTGCGTGAAGATCGCGCTCGATCTGCAGCGGATCGCCGAGCTCGCGGCCGAGATGCGGATGCCGCCGCCGGACGCGGTGCCGACGGGCGAGGGAATCGTCGTCGGCGCGCTGTCCGCGCCGCTGTTCGACGCGGCGTTGCGGCTCGTGCGATTGCTCGATACTCCAGACGACATCCCGATCCTCGCGCCGTTGATCGAAAAGGAACTGCTGTACCGGCTGCTGACGGGCGGGCAGGGCGCGCGGCTGCGGCACATCGCGGTCGCGGGCAGCCAGACGTATCGAATCGCGCGCGCGATCGAATGGATCCGGAATCATTACGCGGAGCCGCTCAGGGTCGAGACGCTCGCGCAGCAGGTCAACATGAGCGTGTCGTCACTGCATCATCACTTCAAGCACATGACGACGCTGAGTCCGCTCCAGTATCAGAAGCAGCTTCGGCTGCACGAGGCGCGCCGGCTGCTGATCGGTCAGCACGCCGACGTCGGCTCGGTCGCGCTCAGGGTCGGGTACGACAGCCCGTCGCAATTTAGCCGCGAGTACAGCCGCCTGTTCGGCGCGCCGCCGTTGCGCGACGTCGTGCAACTGAGGCGGCGCAACGGAATCGGCATGCAGGAATGATGTGAGGGCCGCGCATCCGATCGAACGCGAGACGCCGGTCTCGATTGGGGGGGCATGTCGCGCGGCGAGGGACGTGCGTCTCATTTGTTCCGCATGGTCATGCGCGCATCTGCGCGCGAGCGACGCGACGATACGAACATGAATAGGGACATCGAAATGGCTGTCGACGTGGCGCGCGAGTTCTGGCGCTTGATGAGCACGAACGATTTTCACGCGGTCGCGGCCGTGCTTGCGGA harbors:
- a CDS encoding winged helix-turn-helix domain-containing protein translates to MDCKYLYIDNIKIDFVRRIIEIDGELVSLTPREFDVVEFLLDNMNKVVSRQAIQETVWGRELAVSSRTLDTHVSRIRSKLGLDYDKNMRIIPIYSIGYRLVLFGAATMHVEPHDKQQAARVGEPHVDADAAAPIARPAAVPHCKFVAEYH
- a CDS encoding xanthine dehydrogenase family protein molybdopterin-binding subunit, translated to MTTDLDLPDAVRASRRTFLKAAGAAAAVGLTIGFEWLDASRPALAATAPAAGADAAAATGAFAPNAFLRVAPDNSVTVIAKHLEMGQGAYTGIATIVAEELDANWRDVRVESAPADATRYANLQFGKLQGTGGSSAMANSWMQLREAGAKARAMLVSAAAVQWSVPAAELTTRDGYVRHAGSGRGATYGSLATAAAALPVPDKVTLKSPREFRLIGQPVPRVDALAKSDGTAQFTIDVTMPGMLVALLQRPPLFGATVKSFDATAAKAVPGVVAVVQVERGVAVVAKGFWAAKQGRDALKVEWDDSNAEKRSSDAMMREYRQLAERPGTPARRDGDAERALTVAAKRISASYEFPYLAHAPMEPLDAVVTLTADSCEIWAGDQFQTIDQGNAARVAGLDPSKVKIHTLYAGGSFGRRANAWSDYVVEAVSIAKALGANGTPVKLQWTREDDIHGGLYRPMYFHKLDAALTKDGKLVAWRHRIVGQSILAGTPFEPVMVKNGIDQTSVEGAANLPYAVPNVSVELTTTKAGVPVLWWRVVGSSHTAYAVEAFIDEAAHAAGKDPYLFRRDLLAHEPRMKAVLELAAEKAGWDPRKPLSKGRGRGIAVAESFKSYVAQVAEVSVDEHGGVKVERVVCAVDCGTAINPDIVAAQMEGGIGFGLGAVLHSAITLKDGKVEQNNFDGYRVLRIAEMPKVEVHIVPSGEAPTGVGEPGVAPIGPAVANAIFAATGKRRHTLPFPAAGEATA
- a CDS encoding (2Fe-2S)-binding protein, with product MSTSFVLNGKNLTLDADPAMPLLWAIREDAGLHGTKFGCGAAQCGACTVHLEGQAVRSCVLPLAAVAGKRVTTIEGLSSKPAKAVQAAWIKLQVPQCGYCQSGQIMSATALLEQNAAPTDADIDAAMNGNICRCATYTRIRAAIHEAAATLKA
- a CDS encoding AraC family transcriptional regulator, with product MEQRYNTFEPAAHAASPRSDAQPPLAPREAARRELAALIDRFAPVDGAYPSAIPALSFFRCSSPADLGCSVTRAAFVFAAQGAKRVTVAGHAYEYDHQHCLVTSVDLPMLSQVTRASADAPYLCVKIALDLQRIAELAAEMRMPPPDAVPTGEGIVVGALSAPLFDAALRLVRLLDTPDDIPILAPLIEKELLYRLLTGGQGARLRHIAVAGSQTYRIARAIEWIRNHYAEPLRVETLAQQVNMSVSSLHHHFKHMTTLSPLQYQKQLRLHEARRLLIGQHADVGSVALRVGYDSPSQFSREYSRLFGAPPLRDVVQLRRRNGIGMQE